TACTGGTGATATGCCGCAAGCTTTTTCACCGTCTCGATCTGCACCAGTCCGGTTTTGGGATCGATCTTTTTGTCTTTCTCAAAAACGATGAAGTTCCCGATCAAATCAAGGAGCGTTGCCTTGTTCAGCATGCCCCGGATGAGCACTTCGAGCTGACTTACGTGGGGGGAAGATTCCTTTACACCGTCAATGGTCTTCCAGGTCTGAAACCTGCTGTAGGCGGATGAGATAGTCCCCGCTTTCGCTTCCAACCCGTCGGAGATCACGCAAAAGGCATTGTAGAAAAAGAGCGATGGAATGACCGTCTTGTAGGTCTGGATCTGATCATAGGCCTTGCGGATGGTAGCATGCTTATCCGCGGGGTTCTTGAGTTCGATCACCACCAGCGGCAGACCGTTGACGAAGAGAAGCACATCGGGCCGTTTGTTCTGATTGCGCTCGATTACGGTAAACTGATTGATGGCATAGAAGACATTATTCTCCTGGTTCTGAAAATCAACGAGCCAGACCCGCTCGCCCCGTTCCTGGCCGTCCTTCCGCACTGTGACCGGAACACCTTCGGCAAGCATTTTATGAAAGGCTTCGTTTGCGTCAATAAGCTGGGGAGAAAAGACGGACAGCGTCGCTTTCAGTGCCTCCTGCCGCGCTGCTTCCGGCAACGCAGGATTCAGGCGGTGGATGGCCTGTTCCAGGGTATGCTTCAAAACAACATCACCGTAAGTTGCCCGTTTTTCCGGACCGCCGTATGGCGACGCAGGTTCGCCCAGCAGGAAACCCTGAACCGCTTCGCCATCGGGCGCAATGGACGGCCCCGGAATGTAGGAAAATCCGAGGTCTTTGAGTTCGTCAAGGGAGAAGATTTCAATTTCCGATTCGGTGAAAGCGGTCATCTTTTTCTCCGATATGCTTGATTCGGGTGGTATTTGTTCTCAGGATATTTTAATTCGAGAAGGCCCTCGGACAACATCCCCGAAATATAGTCATGTTGAATAAAGGCCTGATTACGATTTAGCATTTTTGATAACTCGCGTAATGTAACAAAAGAATCATCGCATAATTGCACAATAAGCTTCCGCATGGCATCATGCTTCATCTTGCCAGGAACTTTTTCCAACCCGAAAGAGGCAAGGATTGCATCACGTTTTCTCGTCAAACCTAGGAGGTTCCCGTCCAAACCTAGGAGGTTCCCGTCCAAACCTAGGAGGTTCCCGTCCAAACCTTGGGAGCTCCTGCTCAAATCTGGGGAGCTACCTCCCTTATCTGGGGAGTTCCCGCTCAAATCATGGGACCTACCATTCAAATCTGGGGAGTTCGTTTCAAGGTTATCCAGAAAAGACAGCGGCAACTCCACCGGTTTCTGCCCGGGAAGATAGTAAACACTGGCGCGTGTCTCCCCTTCCTTGATAAGCATGCCCTCCTGAACAAGATGAGAAAGAGCAGCCGAAATATCCTTGGGGTGCTCAGATGAGATTTCCTTTATTCGCCCATGATGCACCCTTTCTTCCGTAGCAGCAGTGATCAGGATAACCCTTTCGAGTTCCGGCAGTTTCGTGAATCGCTCACCGAAAAGTTCATCGAGCATCTTCACGCTCTGCTCGGGAAGCAGGCTGATCATGCGGAGTTCGAGGAGCGTCTGTTCATGCACGGCGTCTTCGTAAAGCAGGGGCAAGCGCCAATGCTGCGCCTTCCAGTTCCGATATATCTTGGGAATGCCCGATCCGGCATGATCTCCAAAGCCGACGTACCTGAACATGTCCTGAATGCGGCGGTTGCGGCAATCGCTAATGCCGCCGTGGACGGCCTGCTCAAC
The sequence above is drawn from the Patescibacteria group bacterium genome and encodes:
- a CDS encoding HsdR family type I site-specific deoxyribonuclease; this encodes MTAFTESEIEIFSLDELKDLGFSYIPGPSIAPDGEAVQGFLLGEPASPYGGPEKRATYGDVVLKHTLEQAIHRLNPALPEAARQEALKATLSVFSPQLIDANEAFHKMLAEGVPVTVRKDGQERGERVWLVDFQNQENNVFYAINQFTVIERNQNKRPDVLLFVNGLPLVVIELKNPADKHATIRKAYDQIQTYKTVIPSLFFYNAFCVISDGLEAKAGTISSAYSRFQTWKTIDGVKESSPHVSQLEVLIRGMLNKATLLDLIGNFIVFEKDKKIDPKTGLVQIETVKKLAAYHQYHAVNKAVESTRLAVTEKGSRKAGVIWHTQGSGKSLSMVFYTGKLIHNLDNPTVVVITDRNDLDQQLFDTFAASSSLLGQAPVQAESREHLKSLLKVASGGIVFTTIQKFFPEADRAAYDRLSERRNIIVIADEAHRTQYGFQAKLIDTKDDAGKMNGK